In Geotalea uraniireducens, the genomic window TGCGGGCGAACATCAGCGATGAGCCGGCGATCAGCCCGCGAAACGACAGCGGAACGATAATGGTGAACAGGGTGTCGTACCAGCAGGCACCGAGGGTGCGGGAAGCCTGGATCAGCCGCTCGTCGATCGACTCCATGCCGATCCGGATCGATCTGACGAGCAGCGGGAAACCGACCACCGACGAGGCAATCACCGCCGCCTTCCAGGTAAAAATTATCCGAATCCCGAGCAGCTCCATCAGCGGGGCCACGGGCCCGTTCCGCCCGAGCAGGAGCAGCAGGATGTAGCCGACCACCACCGGCGGCAGGGTCAAGGGGAGGTTGATGAAAACCTCCACGAGCGCCTTCCCCCGAAAGGAGCAGTAGGAGATCAGGTAGGCGGCGGCGAACCCGAACGGAAGCGCGAAGAGCGTCGCCGCCACGGCGACCTTGACCGAGAGCCGGATTGCATCGATATCGGCTGGGGTAAACGACAGCATCGGCTATTTCAGGGCAAAACCGTATTTCGCCAACACCCCCTTTGCCCCCGCCGAACGAAGATATTCGAGGAAGGCCCGGGCATCGGCATTGCGCG contains:
- the modB gene encoding molybdate ABC transporter permease subunit; its protein translation is MLSFTPADIDAIRLSVKVAVAATLFALPFGFAAAYLISYCSFRGKALVEVFINLPLTLPPVVVGYILLLLLGRNGPVAPLMELLGIRIIFTWKAAVIASSVVGFPLLVRSIRIGMESIDERLIQASRTLGACWYDTLFTIIVPLSFRGLIAGSSLMFARSLGEFGATIIVAGNIPGVTQTIPLAIYEYASSPGGERMALALCLVSVSLSVVVLFFHEYLGRRLSRRD